Proteins encoded within one genomic window of Methanomassiliicoccales archaeon:
- a CDS encoding ABC transporter ATP-binding protein, with product MSDAVQDLAIKAVGLSKEYDLKSHKVLALRNASFEVRHGESIAIKGPSGSGKTTLLTMIGLLDWPTSGSITIDGVDLTKIHESKLHEVRQKKIGFVFQSFNLMPYLTAEENVELPMELGDLTRSQRKERALELLGIVGLAERVGHRPTKLSAGEQQRVAIARALANGPSILLADEPTGNLDSKSKKEIVKLFNRLRREQGMTVIIVTHDDKVANDIGKVIRMRNGRLLTEKDQEFLEDENEE from the coding sequence ATGAGTGATGCAGTACAGGATCTGGCCATAAAGGCGGTCGGGCTCTCCAAGGAATACGATCTGAAATCCCATAAGGTGTTGGCGCTGAGGAATGCCAGCTTCGAGGTCAGGCACGGGGAATCCATTGCCATAAAGGGACCATCCGGTTCGGGCAAGACCACCCTGCTGACCATGATAGGTCTGCTGGACTGGCCCACCTCAGGGAGCATAACCATTGACGGAGTGGACCTGACTAAGATCCACGAGAGCAAATTGCACGAGGTACGCCAGAAGAAGATCGGATTCGTTTTCCAGAGCTTCAATCTGATGCCATACCTCACCGCCGAGGAGAATGTCGAACTGCCAATGGAATTGGGCGACCTGACCCGGAGCCAAAGGAAGGAGAGGGCGCTGGAACTGCTCGGCATCGTCGGTCTGGCGGAACGGGTCGGGCACCGGCCCACCAAACTAAGCGCCGGCGAGCAACAACGGGTGGCCATAGCCAGAGCGCTGGCCAATGGGCCGTCGATCCTTCTTGCGGACGAGCCGACAGGGAACCTGGACTCGAAATCCAAGAAGGAGATAGTGAAGCTGTTCAACCGCCTGAGGCGGGAACAGGGCATGACCGTCATCATCGTTACACATGATGACAAAGTGGCGAACGACATCGGGAAGGTGATCCGGATGCGCAACGGGAGGCTGCTGACAGAAAAGGACCAGGAGTTCCTAGAAGACGAGAATGAAGAATAA
- a CDS encoding cyclophilin-like fold protein gives MTKIVMRTRYDEFVIELNDSTTADGLYLALPLEREINVWGGEIYFEIPVHDKLERGKKIMEVGEVAYWPEGNAFCIFFGRTPASAGEAPEAYSPVTPLGKVISNLEKLEELADRTTITLDTQ, from the coding sequence TTGACGAAGATAGTGATGCGCACCAGGTACGACGAGTTCGTGATCGAGCTGAACGATTCCACCACCGCCGACGGACTTTATCTGGCCCTGCCCTTGGAAAGAGAGATCAATGTCTGGGGCGGAGAGATCTACTTCGAGATACCGGTCCATGACAAGCTTGAGCGGGGAAAGAAGATCATGGAGGTGGGAGAGGTCGCCTATTGGCCAGAAGGAAATGCCTTTTGCATATTCTTCGGTCGCACACCGGCAAGCGCTGGAGAAGCTCCGGAGGCCTACAGTCCAGTAACGCCGTTGGGAAAGGTGATCTCCAATCTGGAAAAGCTGGAGGAACTGGCCGACAGAACGACCATTACTCTGGACACCCAGTAA
- the ilvC gene encoding ketol-acid reductoisomerase, translating to MAKIYHDADADLKVLKGKKVAVIGFGSQGKAQSMCMRDSGLDVTVGLRKGGKSWDDAKKNGMKVAPVADAVKGADVIMILIPDEVQGQVWKEDILPNLKEGAAIDFAHGFAITFGVIKPPKNVDVIMMAPKSPGPMERQVYLEGFGVPALIAVEQDFTGNAKNIALCLAKGLGATKAGVIETTFKEEATSDLFGEQAVLCGGVTALIEAGFNTLVKKGYQPEIAYFECLHELKLIVDLIQKGGMMHMWTSVSNTAEYGGLSTRDKVINAESKKAMEGLLDNILAGKFAKEWMKDANGGMKKLQSMEKKEAESKIEVVGKEIRALFEIKGAPKAKKAPAKKKAAPKKAPAKKGAAKAAAPAKKAVAKKATPKKAPAKKKAK from the coding sequence ATGGCAAAGATCTACCATGACGCTGACGCGGACCTCAAGGTCCTGAAGGGAAAGAAGGTGGCTGTGATCGGATTCGGTAGCCAGGGGAAGGCCCAATCCATGTGCATGCGCGACTCTGGCCTTGACGTTACCGTCGGCCTGAGAAAGGGCGGCAAGTCCTGGGATGACGCCAAGAAGAACGGCATGAAGGTCGCGCCGGTCGCTGACGCGGTCAAGGGCGCGGACGTCATCATGATCCTCATCCCGGACGAGGTCCAAGGACAGGTCTGGAAGGAAGATATACTGCCGAACCTTAAAGAAGGGGCGGCCATCGATTTCGCGCATGGTTTCGCCATCACCTTCGGCGTCATCAAGCCGCCGAAGAACGTGGACGTCATCATGATGGCCCCGAAGTCACCAGGGCCGATGGAAAGGCAGGTCTACCTTGAGGGGTTCGGCGTTCCGGCATTGATCGCCGTGGAGCAGGACTTCACCGGTAACGCCAAGAACATCGCGCTGTGCCTGGCCAAGGGATTGGGCGCAACCAAGGCAGGGGTCATAGAGACCACCTTCAAGGAAGAGGCGACGTCCGACCTGTTCGGGGAGCAGGCGGTCCTGTGCGGCGGAGTAACTGCGCTGATCGAGGCGGGCTTCAATACCCTGGTCAAGAAAGGATACCAGCCGGAGATCGCTTATTTCGAGTGCCTGCACGAGCTTAAGCTCATCGTCGACCTGATCCAGAAGGGCGGCATGATGCACATGTGGACCAGCGTGTCCAACACCGCCGAGTATGGCGGACTGTCCACCCGTGACAAGGTCATCAACGCGGAGTCCAAGAAGGCCATGGAAGGGCTTCTCGACAACATACTCGCTGGCAAGTTCGCCAAGGAATGGATGAAGGACGCCAATGGCGGCATGAAGAAGCTTCAGTCCATGGAGAAGAAAGAGGCCGAGAGCAAGATCGAGGTAGTAGGCAAGGAGATCCGTGCCCTATTCGAGATCAAGGGAGCGCCTAAGGCTAAGAAAGCTCCGGCCAAGAAAAAGGCCGCCCCGAAGAAGGCGCCGGCCAAGAAGGGTGCCGCAAAGGCTGCCGCCCCGGCAAAGAAGGCGGTGGCCAAGAAGGCCACCCCGAAGAAGGCGCCGGCCAAGAAAAAGGCCAAGTGA
- the ilvB gene encoding biosynthetic-type acetolactate synthase large subunit, with the protein MKGSKAVLTLLERQGVDVMFGYPGGQALPIYDDLIDSSIHHVLVRHEQCAAHMADGYARATLKPGVCLATSGPGATNLVTGVATAYADSAPMIVLTGQVPTGMIGNNAFQEADVFSLMMPITKHNFRLLDVKQIPEAIKRGWGIALNGRMGPVHIDLPSDVMKAQITEAAMEEEFPVPAPFEDLSGILEAVKLLKDAERPMLLVGGGAMWANASQEVMKLAEMLMAPVSTTMMGKGIIPEMHPLSMGMIGMHGREIARRAFLECDVMVAIGTRFSDRSSGLPSELPESVKIIHLDIDPMEAGKNSHTKVRLVGDAKKGLQQMIKGLGRARGDNAWSIRMKQLHEQCECNNDISEMPIKPQKVMYELGKALNEHAYVTTEVGQNQMWAAHLLKIKHAHHFITSGGFGTMGFGFPASLGVKYAHRENQVVNIAGDGSIQMNFHEFATAMNEDLPVMICLLNNGWLGMVKQWQKLFNDKRYSGTDLHINPDFVALAKAFGAGGIKVERPSEIREAFVTGLKSDVPILIDIHVDPEEDVLPMQPGGKPSKDVIMGRCRWGKECQPQTPTKIESPGVFPA; encoded by the coding sequence ATGAAAGGCTCCAAAGCGGTCTTGACATTGCTCGAAAGGCAGGGCGTGGACGTGATGTTCGGTTATCCTGGAGGGCAGGCGTTGCCCATCTATGATGACCTGATCGATTCTAGCATACACCACGTCTTGGTACGCCACGAGCAGTGCGCCGCGCACATGGCCGATGGGTACGCCCGAGCCACGCTGAAACCAGGGGTCTGCCTGGCAACGTCAGGACCAGGTGCCACCAACCTGGTCACAGGAGTGGCTACAGCGTACGCTGATTCCGCTCCGATGATAGTGCTCACCGGTCAGGTTCCCACCGGCATGATCGGCAATAACGCGTTCCAGGAGGCGGACGTCTTCTCGCTGATGATGCCCATCACCAAGCATAACTTCCGTCTACTGGACGTGAAACAGATCCCGGAGGCCATCAAGCGCGGCTGGGGCATCGCACTGAACGGCCGCATGGGACCTGTCCATATCGATCTGCCTTCAGACGTCATGAAGGCTCAGATCACCGAGGCGGCGATGGAGGAGGAATTCCCTGTCCCGGCCCCGTTCGAGGACCTCTCAGGCATACTGGAAGCGGTCAAGCTGCTGAAGGATGCGGAGCGGCCGATGCTACTGGTCGGCGGCGGGGCCATGTGGGCCAATGCCAGCCAGGAGGTCATGAAACTGGCGGAGATGCTCATGGCGCCGGTCTCCACCACGATGATGGGCAAGGGCATCATACCGGAGATGCACCCCCTGAGCATGGGCATGATCGGGATGCACGGACGGGAGATAGCACGTAGGGCGTTCCTGGAGTGCGACGTGATGGTCGCCATAGGCACCAGGTTCTCGGACCGTTCGTCCGGTCTGCCGTCTGAACTGCCAGAATCGGTCAAGATCATTCATCTGGACATCGACCCCATGGAGGCGGGCAAGAACAGTCACACCAAGGTCAGACTGGTCGGCGATGCCAAGAAGGGGCTTCAACAGATGATCAAAGGACTGGGACGTGCCAGGGGAGATAACGCCTGGTCAATCCGCATGAAGCAACTACATGAACAGTGTGAGTGCAACAATGACATCAGCGAGATGCCGATAAAGCCGCAGAAGGTCATGTACGAGCTGGGAAAGGCCCTCAATGAGCACGCCTATGTCACCACCGAGGTCGGTCAGAATCAGATGTGGGCGGCTCATCTGCTGAAGATCAAGCATGCGCATCACTTCATCACCAGCGGAGGATTCGGGACCATGGGATTCGGCTTCCCAGCATCCCTCGGGGTCAAGTATGCGCACCGGGAGAACCAGGTGGTCAACATCGCCGGCGACGGGAGCATCCAGATGAATTTCCATGAGTTCGCCACCGCGATGAACGAGGACCTGCCGGTCATGATCTGCCTTTTGAACAATGGATGGCTGGGCATGGTCAAGCAGTGGCAGAAGCTGTTCAACGACAAGCGTTATTCCGGAACGGACCTCCATATCAACCCCGACTTCGTTGCGCTGGCCAAGGCCTTTGGGGCGGGCGGGATCAAGGTTGAACGTCCGTCCGAGATCCGAGAGGCTTTCGTTACCGGTCTTAAATCGGACGTCCCGATCCTGATCGATATCCATGTGGACCCGGAGGAGGATGTGCTGCCGATGCAGCCAGGTGGAAAGCCGTCGAAGGACGTCATCATGGGCCGGTGCAGATGGGGGAAGGAATGCCAGCCTCAGACCCCGACGAAGATAGAATCTCCGGGTGTTTTCCCGGCCTGA
- the ilvB gene encoding biosynthetic-type acetolactate synthase large subunit, which yields MKGSKAVLTLLEKQGVDVMFGYPGAQTIPIYDDLIDSSMHHVLVRHEQGAAHMADGYARATGKPGVCMATSGPGATNLVTGVATAYADSSPMIVITGQVPTGMIGNNAFQEADVFSLMMPISKHNFRVLDAGQIPEAIKRGFSIAMNGRMGPVHIDIPSDVMRENVTESALDESFSVPEPFEDLFGVLEAVKLLRSAERPMLLVGGGAMWANASQEVMKLAEMLMAPVATTMMGKGIIPEMHPLCMGMIGMHGRETARRAFLECDVMFAIGARFSDRSSGLSSDLPETVKIIHLDIDPMEAGKNHRTKVRLVGDAKKGLQQIIKGLGRAKGESAWSLRMEHLREQCECDLNMGETPIRPQKVMYELARALDEKAYVATEVGQNQMWAAHFLKIKHPHHFISSGGFGTMGFGLPASLGIKYAFRENQVVNIAGDGSLQMNFHELATAMNEDLPVMICLMNNGWLGMVKQWQKLLNDRRYSGTDMGLNPDFVALAKAYGADGIRVERPSELEEAFRRGLDSEVPIIIDILTDPEEDVLPMQPGGMGCRDVIKGSRCNWSKECGYQPSKQIEAPKVFPS from the coding sequence ATGAAAGGCTCCAAAGCGGTGTTGACGTTGCTGGAAAAGCAAGGGGTGGACGTGATGTTCGGATATCCGGGCGCTCAGACCATCCCTATCTACGATGACCTGATCGACTCTAGCATGCACCACGTCCTGGTACGCCACGAGCAAGGAGCCGCCCATATGGCGGATGGTTATGCCAGGGCAACCGGTAAACCGGGCGTCTGCATGGCCACATCGGGACCGGGAGCGACCAATCTGGTCACAGGAGTGGCTACCGCCTATGCGGATTCGTCGCCCATGATCGTGATCACCGGTCAGGTTCCCACCGGCATGATCGGCAATAACGCGTTCCAGGAGGCGGACGTCTTCTCGCTGATGATGCCGATCAGCAAACACAACTTCCGGGTCTTGGACGCGGGTCAGATCCCCGAGGCGATCAAACGCGGTTTCAGCATCGCGATGAACGGAAGGATGGGGCCGGTCCACATCGATATCCCATCGGATGTCATGAGAGAGAACGTCACCGAATCGGCGCTGGACGAATCCTTCTCCGTTCCCGAGCCGTTTGAGGACCTGTTCGGAGTCCTGGAAGCCGTCAAACTGCTCAGATCGGCAGAGCGGCCGATGCTGCTGGTCGGCGGCGGGGCCATGTGGGCCAATGCCAGCCAGGAGGTCATGAAACTGGCGGAGATGCTCATGGCGCCGGTCGCCACCACGATGATGGGCAAGGGCATCATCCCGGAGATGCATCCATTATGCATGGGCATGATCGGCATGCATGGACGGGAGACTGCTAGGAGGGCTTTCCTCGAATGTGATGTCATGTTTGCCATCGGTGCAAGATTCTCCGATCGCTCCTCTGGGCTCTCCTCAGATCTCCCAGAAACGGTCAAGATCATCCACTTGGACATAGACCCCATGGAAGCGGGTAAGAACCACCGTACCAAGGTCAGACTGGTCGGCGATGCCAAGAAAGGGCTGCAGCAGATCATCAAGGGATTGGGCCGGGCCAAGGGAGAGAGCGCCTGGTCGCTTCGGATGGAGCATCTGCGGGAACAATGCGAATGCGACCTGAACATGGGCGAGACGCCGATCAGACCGCAGAAGGTCATGTATGAACTGGCAAGAGCCCTGGACGAAAAGGCGTATGTCGCCACCGAGGTCGGACAGAACCAGATGTGGGCGGCCCATTTCCTTAAGATCAAGCATCCCCACCACTTCATCAGTTCCGGCGGCTTTGGGACCATGGGTTTCGGACTGCCAGCTTCTCTAGGAATCAAGTATGCCTTCCGGGAGAACCAGGTGGTCAACATCGCCGGCGACGGGAGCCTGCAGATGAACTTCCATGAACTGGCGACCGCCATGAACGAGGACCTCCCGGTCATGATCTGCCTGATGAACAACGGATGGCTAGGCATGGTCAAGCAGTGGCAGAAGCTGCTTAACGACAGGCGATATTCCGGAACGGACATGGGCCTGAACCCGGACTTTGTGGCACTGGCCAAGGCGTACGGTGCGGACGGCATACGGGTGGAGCGGCCTTCCGAACTCGAGGAGGCGTTCCGCCGGGGGCTGGACTCTGAAGTGCCGATCATCATCGACATACTAACGGACCCGGAAGAGGATGTCCTGCCGATGCAGCCAGGCGGGATGGGATGCCGTGATGTCATCAAGGGCAGCAGATGCAACTGGTCCAAGGAATGCGGGTATCAGCCGTCGAAACAGATCGAGGCGCCCAAGGTGTTTCCGTCATGA
- a CDS encoding GrpB family protein, whose translation MSQTGCSDAIMMVDHDPLWSVSFALEASLIKEALADIHPTVVHIGSTAIPGICAKPIIDIMAGVDDMKDCRIVSSLEKIGYIFQPDAGEPDRLFFRKGATRTHHLHVVNIHSWTYSRHLIFRDYLLTHPSICVQYGELKRASAEKYRFDRTAYTNSKTEFIDSVLRTATEIAFIKVSGQYAQENVSHPLCESDVLRR comes from the coding sequence TTGTCTCAGACAGGTTGTTCGGACGCGATCATGATGGTTGACCACGATCCATTGTGGTCGGTCTCCTTTGCTTTAGAGGCATCACTGATAAAAGAAGCTCTGGCCGATATACATCCAACCGTCGTGCACATCGGAAGCACGGCCATCCCGGGGATCTGCGCCAAACCGATCATAGACATCATGGCGGGAGTGGATGATATGAAGGATTGCAGGATAGTATCCAGCCTGGAAAAGATAGGCTATATTTTCCAACCGGATGCGGGCGAACCGGACAGGCTCTTCTTCAGGAAGGGAGCGACCAGAACCCATCATCTTCACGTTGTGAACATTCATTCTTGGACCTATTCGAGACATCTGATATTCCGTGACTATCTGCTCACGCACCCTTCCATATGCGTTCAATACGGTGAGCTTAAGAGGGCTAGCGCGGAGAAATACCGATTCGACCGTACTGCATACACAAATTCGAAAACTGAGTTTATCGATTCGGTGTTGAGGACGGCAACAGAGATAGCATTTATTAAAGTCAGTGGGCAATATGCTCAGGAGAACGTTTCTCACCCACTGTGTGAATCAGATGTCCTACGACGTTGA
- a CDS encoding acyl-CoA reductase, whose product MAIEPYSGQELDTSTENGGGVSVKVINRGGLDQFLARSRSIQERLLSIPVLDRIQLAGRLGDKLTERIDQGDLQELMVDLSDSTGYSERLIEGELAFIPSFLSSENMARCFSASLVGAPSSLDGFTEINCNESIWHLPAGPSMIVSSGNSIIPTVVPTMISLLSGNATFLKPSFSNCAGVVEIFRTLDRLPAGIARDAMREALAISYYPHDSPVLKYALGQAKFGVINFWGGGTARASIKRLVTENPNHPRFFVNGPMTGAILIDTESASNHNAESLALNIALYDQQLCSSPTIVVFTGEVDRAFEFAKGVAANMEGIGSTMPMKEDVVDDYSLHGARRYLHITGSRILHSSSLANPWTIVISDQRSILDEMVLRFPTMNFHGRKRFIEIIAVDSLETGIELLDVLPKSKAFEGIDRVQTVGIALAESKMEQALRELALKGVFRTVPLRGMAMRSSIEPYDGTALPTLFTYTSYVRKKDIFPSGQINDVFQA is encoded by the coding sequence ATGGCGATAGAACCGTATTCAGGACAAGAGCTTGACACCAGCACGGAAAACGGCGGCGGGGTCTCGGTCAAAGTGATCAATAGGGGCGGCTTGGACCAATTCTTGGCACGTTCCCGTTCGATCCAGGAAAGGCTACTGTCCATACCGGTCCTGGACCGCATTCAGTTGGCGGGCCGTTTGGGGGATAAGCTGACAGAGCGCATCGACCAGGGAGACCTCCAGGAACTGATGGTCGACCTTTCCGATTCCACTGGCTACTCAGAAAGGCTGATCGAGGGCGAGCTAGCCTTCATTCCCTCGTTCCTTTCTTCGGAGAACATGGCGAGGTGTTTCAGCGCCTCGCTGGTCGGGGCACCCTCTAGCCTCGACGGGTTCACCGAGATCAACTGCAACGAGTCCATATGGCATCTGCCGGCCGGACCTTCTATGATCGTGAGCTCCGGCAACTCGATCATCCCGACCGTTGTCCCTACAATGATATCCCTTCTGTCGGGGAACGCCACCTTTCTAAAACCGTCCTTCTCTAACTGCGCGGGAGTTGTAGAAATATTCCGTACTCTGGATCGATTACCCGCTGGTATTGCCAGAGACGCCATGAGGGAGGCCTTGGCCATCAGCTACTATCCTCACGACAGCCCGGTGCTGAAATATGCCCTGGGCCAGGCAAAATTTGGTGTGATCAACTTCTGGGGAGGGGGAACTGCCAGGGCTTCAATAAAGAGACTGGTCACGGAGAATCCGAATCATCCGCGTTTCTTTGTGAACGGACCGATGACCGGCGCCATACTCATCGACACCGAATCCGCGTCCAACCATAACGCCGAAAGCCTGGCATTGAACATCGCTCTGTATGACCAGCAATTGTGTTCGTCACCGACCATAGTCGTTTTCACCGGCGAGGTCGACCGGGCGTTCGAGTTCGCCAAAGGAGTGGCGGCAAACATGGAAGGGATCGGCTCGACAATGCCGATGAAAGAGGACGTAGTTGATGATTATTCCCTTCACGGTGCCCGTAGGTACCTGCACATAACGGGTTCCAGGATACTTCATTCATCTTCACTGGCCAATCCTTGGACCATAGTTATCTCTGATCAAAGAAGCATTCTGGACGAAATGGTCCTGAGATTCCCGACCATGAATTTCCATGGAAGAAAGAGGTTCATCGAGATCATCGCCGTCGACTCGCTTGAAACAGGGATAGAGCTCTTGGATGTGCTTCCGAAATCAAAGGCGTTCGAAGGGATTGACAGGGTTCAGACGGTGGGCATCGCTCTCGCCGAAAGCAAGATGGAACAAGCCCTGCGTGAATTGGCGCTGAAAGGTGTGTTCCGAACTGTTCCATTGCGGGGAATGGCAATGCGATCCTCAATAGAGCCATACGATGGCACCGCCTTGCCTACACTCTTCACGTATACGTCCTACGTAAGGAAAAAAGACATCTTTCCTAGCGGTCAGATCAATGATGTCTTCCAAGCCTAA
- a CDS encoding DUF5654 family protein — protein MAENVAFRIQVMDTIAALMTAAFGLIAALAWNTAIADAVAQAFAKPGDKLMGEFVYAVIVTILAVLAVVLIGRAIAKLKSKVAPEKK, from the coding sequence ATGGCAGAGAATGTGGCATTTAGAATTCAGGTGATGGATACGATCGCAGCTTTGATGACCGCCGCGTTCGGACTAATAGCGGCATTGGCTTGGAACACGGCCATAGCGGATGCAGTGGCGCAGGCATTTGCCAAACCTGGTGACAAGTTGATGGGTGAATTTGTCTACGCAGTGATCGTCACGATACTGGCAGTTTTGGCTGTAGTATTGATTGGCAGGGCAATAGCAAAGCTCAAGTCAAAGGTCGCGCCTGAGAAAAAGTGA
- a CDS encoding type II glyceraldehyde-3-phosphate dehydrogenase: MKVKVGVNGYGTIGKRVASAVSKQNDMEIVGVTKTRPSFEADIAVREGHPLYAAGPDDVANFEKEGYKVNGTLDDLIGKVDIIVDTTPGGIGEAYKKKYEAAGIKAIFQGGEEHGLAGISFNALANYHEAWGARFARVVSCNTTGLVRTLFPLDRAFGIDRVTASLIRRGADPGDKKGSMLNSIEPSLKLPTHHGPDVQTIMPWIKITTMAVVTPTTLMHVHCIAAELKKKVKESEVLEVWNSAPRVKLVSGREGIKSTGQVMELARDLGRTRGDFNEIVVWKDGIKVVDNTLYYYQAVHQESDVVPENVDCIRAMMKVENDPMRSIHMTDKAIGIGK; this comes from the coding sequence ATGAAAGTAAAGGTCGGTGTCAACGGATACGGTACGATCGGCAAGAGGGTAGCCTCGGCAGTCTCCAAGCAGAATGACATGGAGATCGTGGGGGTCACCAAGACCAGGCCTAGCTTTGAGGCTGACATTGCCGTCAGGGAAGGCCATCCGCTATATGCCGCCGGCCCGGACGATGTTGCCAACTTTGAGAAGGAAGGCTACAAGGTCAACGGGACCTTGGATGACCTCATCGGGAAGGTGGACATCATCGTCGACACCACACCGGGCGGGATCGGTGAGGCCTACAAGAAGAAATATGAGGCGGCAGGGATCAAGGCGATCTTCCAAGGGGGAGAGGAGCACGGATTGGCTGGCATCTCCTTCAATGCGTTGGCTAACTACCACGAGGCCTGGGGGGCCAGGTTCGCCCGGGTCGTTTCCTGTAACACCACTGGTCTGGTCCGAACCCTGTTCCCGCTGGATAGGGCGTTCGGCATTGACCGGGTGACCGCCTCCCTCATACGCAGGGGTGCCGACCCGGGGGATAAGAAAGGGTCCATGCTAAATTCCATCGAGCCATCGCTCAAACTGCCGACGCATCATGGGCCAGATGTTCAAACGATAATGCCCTGGATCAAGATCACGACCATGGCGGTGGTCACTCCTACCACACTGATGCATGTCCACTGCATCGCCGCCGAGCTCAAGAAGAAGGTCAAGGAATCCGAGGTTCTGGAGGTCTGGAACTCGGCTCCCCGGGTCAAGTTGGTCTCGGGAAGGGAAGGTATCAAGTCCACCGGTCAGGTGATGGAGTTGGCCAGGGATCTAGGTCGCACCCGCGGTGATTTCAACGAGATCGTTGTCTGGAAGGATGGCATAAAGGTGGTGGACAACACACTTTACTACTATCAGGCGGTCCATCAGGAAAGCGATGTCGTTCCGGAGAACGTGGATTGCATCCGGGCAATGATGAAGGTCGAGAACGACCCGATGCGTTCTATCCACATGACCGATAAGGCCATTGGCATTGGCAAGTAA
- a CDS encoding PAS domain-containing sensor histidine kinase, whose translation MGTKNDFCRDDNYFPALVDDSPNIITIIDPKMNILFANTTVKKILSMDPGSLVGKKILDFIHIDDVPILVEASTRVLEGGTAKSTVLRVIHSDGSWRWIECHGILVIDSQGQRRLVVHALDITDHQEAEFALELANKKLNILGSATRHDVLNSLTGLFGYLELAQSKTHDEILLRYIQKARAASEVIKKQMEFTKLYQEIGSKRPVWINVEHTIRGMLGSLSRSDVSISIEVEGVEVYADPMIERVFYNLLENSLRHGEKVRTVTVSDQSVSGNMKLIFQDDGKGVITEEKEVIFKRGYGKNTGYGLYMTVEVLGITGLTIVENGIPGRGARFEITVPAGKFRRPG comes from the coding sequence TTGGGCACCAAGAACGACTTCTGCAGAGATGATAATTATTTCCCGGCACTGGTAGATGATTCTCCGAACATCATCACCATCATCGATCCGAAAATGAACATCCTGTTCGCCAACACCACGGTGAAAAAGATACTCAGTATGGACCCCGGTTCGTTGGTGGGTAAGAAGATCCTGGATTTCATCCATATCGACGACGTTCCAATTCTCGTCGAGGCATCGACAAGGGTACTGGAAGGCGGGACTGCCAAGTCAACGGTCCTCAGGGTCATCCATTCGGATGGGAGCTGGAGATGGATAGAATGTCATGGCATCTTGGTCATCGATTCTCAGGGTCAAAGGCGATTGGTCGTTCATGCCTTGGACATCACCGACCACCAGGAGGCGGAATTCGCCTTAGAGCTGGCGAACAAGAAGCTCAACATCCTGGGCTCGGCCACAAGGCATGACGTATTGAACTCCTTGACCGGCCTGTTCGGATATCTGGAACTTGCCCAGTCCAAGACCCACGATGAGATACTTCTCAGATATATACAGAAGGCCAGGGCAGCGAGCGAGGTGATCAAGAAGCAGATGGAGTTCACCAAGCTCTATCAGGAGATCGGCTCGAAACGGCCAGTCTGGATCAATGTCGAGCACACCATCCGGGGGATGCTGGGTTCGCTCTCAAGGAGCGACGTGAGCATCAGTATCGAGGTGGAAGGCGTCGAGGTCTACGCCGACCCAATGATCGAGCGGGTGTTCTACAATTTGCTGGAAAACTCGTTGAGGCATGGGGAGAAGGTTAGGACGGTCACGGTCAGCGATCAGTCAGTCTCCGGGAACATGAAACTGATCTTCCAGGATGATGGTAAAGGAGTTATCACAGAAGAGAAGGAGGTCATCTTCAAGCGCGGCTACGGTAAGAACACCGGGTACGGACTGTACATGACCGTCGAAGTGCTCGGGATAACCGGACTGACCATTGTTGAGAATGGCATACCAGGCAGAGGCGCTCGTTTCGAAATAACCGTACCGGCCGGCAAGTTCCGCCGGCCAGGTTGA